A stretch of Longimicrobium sp. DNA encodes these proteins:
- a CDS encoding YeeE/YedE thiosulfate transporter family protein, whose translation MTFPLLPGDAASLAVALAIGAAFGWCLERAGLGSARKLAAQFYGRDLTVLKVMFSAIVTAALGVFWLSRLGVLDLARVYVPETHVLPQAVGGAVFGVGMVMGGLCPGTSCVAAAAGRRDGLAVVAGMLAGVLVFAEAFPLVQPLYESTPAGVLTFPDLLHLGYGATVALVVAMALGAFAAAERIEARARGWG comes from the coding sequence ATGACCTTCCCCCTCCTTCCCGGCGACGCGGCGTCCCTCGCCGTCGCGCTGGCGATCGGCGCCGCGTTCGGATGGTGTCTCGAGCGCGCGGGGCTGGGGAGTGCGCGCAAGCTGGCGGCGCAGTTCTACGGACGCGATCTCACGGTGCTGAAGGTGATGTTCAGCGCCATCGTCACCGCCGCGCTCGGCGTGTTCTGGCTCTCCCGTCTCGGCGTGCTCGACCTCGCGCGGGTCTACGTCCCCGAGACGCACGTGCTGCCGCAGGCTGTCGGTGGCGCGGTGTTCGGGGTGGGGATGGTGATGGGCGGCCTCTGCCCCGGCACCTCGTGCGTCGCCGCCGCCGCCGGCCGGCGCGACGGGCTGGCGGTCGTCGCGGGGATGCTGGCGGGTGTGCTCGTCTTCGCCGAAGCCTTCCCCCTCGTCCAGCCGTTGTACGAGAGCACCCCGGCCGGCGTGCTCACCTTCCCCGATCTCCTCCATCTCGGCTACGGCGCCACGGTCGCGCTGGTGGTGGCGATGGCGCTGGGCGCGTTCGCCGCCGCCGAGCGCATCGAGGCCCGCGCGCGGGGGTGGGGATGA
- a CDS encoding type II toxin-antitoxin system VapC family toxin, with product MILFLDASALVKLYLEESGSSAMRDMFEARRFSGRFYISDYVGLEVFVRLHKHKRSASRQGRRAFQHGLRQFETHRARNFNVLALERHLLLDAEVLATRFTDSGAGTLDLIHLASAFQVQRNVPDEKLVFVAADRKLRHVAQRAGFRTFDPEQERPEDLARISDNAWSTGG from the coding sequence ATGATCCTCTTCCTCGACGCCAGCGCTCTCGTGAAGCTCTACCTCGAGGAGAGCGGCAGCTCGGCCATGCGTGACATGTTCGAGGCGCGGCGCTTCAGCGGCAGATTCTACATCTCCGATTACGTGGGACTTGAGGTGTTCGTCCGGCTCCACAAGCACAAACGGTCCGCATCCCGGCAGGGGCGGCGAGCGTTCCAGCACGGACTTCGGCAGTTCGAAACGCACCGAGCCCGCAACTTCAATGTCCTTGCGCTCGAACGGCACCTGCTCTTGGATGCCGAGGTGCTCGCGACTCGGTTTACCGACTCCGGAGCGGGAACGCTGGACCTGATCCACCTCGCGTCGGCGTTCCAGGTGCAGCGCAACGTACCCGATGAGAAGCTGGTGTTCGTCGCCGCGGATCGGAAGCTGAGGCACGTCGCCCAGCGGGCCGGGTTCCGGACGTTCGATCCCGAGCAAGAGCGGCCTGAAGACCTCGCGCGGATCTCCGATAACGCATGGTCCACGGGCGGGTAA
- a CDS encoding rhodanese-like domain-containing protein has product MSARVAHRLLAGAAAVLALLAVAAGEPRNRSVDVDRLARIVENEEDHVTALELAGWIRERKPGLRVIDVRGADDFAAYHLPRAENLSLTALTRAGFRPDETVVLYSEGGTHAAQGWFFLRASGVERVYFLRGGLYEWLAEVMNPALPANPTARQQAAFDSAAALARYFGGVPRTGVSAPPADDPYAALPSRAPSGEAAAVRRIRQRGC; this is encoded by the coding sequence ATGAGCGCGCGCGTCGCCCACCGCCTGCTGGCCGGCGCCGCCGCGGTCCTCGCCCTCCTCGCCGTCGCCGCCGGCGAGCCGCGGAATCGATCAGTTGATGTCGATCGACTCGCGCGGATCGTGGAGAACGAGGAGGATCACGTCACCGCGCTGGAGCTGGCGGGATGGATCCGCGAGCGGAAGCCGGGGCTGCGGGTGATCGACGTGCGTGGCGCGGACGACTTCGCCGCGTACCACCTCCCGCGCGCGGAGAACCTGTCGCTCACCGCGCTGACGCGCGCCGGCTTCCGCCCGGACGAGACGGTGGTGCTCTACTCCGAGGGCGGCACGCACGCGGCGCAGGGGTGGTTCTTCCTGCGCGCGAGCGGGGTGGAGCGCGTCTACTTCCTCCGCGGCGGGCTGTACGAGTGGCTGGCGGAGGTGATGAATCCCGCCCTGCCGGCCAACCCCACGGCGCGCCAGCAGGCCGCGTTCGACTCCGCCGCCGCGCTCGCCCGCTACTTCGGCGGCGTGCCGCGCACCGGTGTCTCCGCGCCGCCGGCGGACGATCCCTATGCCGCGCTTCCGTCCCGCGCGCCGTCGGGTGAAGCCGCGGCCGTGCGCCGCATCCGCCAGCGAGGCTGCTGA
- a CDS encoding YeeE/YedE thiosulfate transporter family protein — MSAIDAAAPLSLAPARAGAEAVARPYASPYLAGVGIGLVLLAAFVVMGRGLGASGAFSSVAAAGVAAVAPAHAAANPALAGYLGDGARGPLGDWLVVEVMGIALGGFASARLGGRFGRTVERGDGITDRARIFYAFGGGAVMGIGARLARGCTSGQALTGGALLSVGSWLFIATAFAAAYAAAPLFRREWR, encoded by the coding sequence GTGAGCGCGATCGACGCCGCCGCTCCGCTCTCCCTAGCCCCCGCGCGCGCGGGGGCGGAGGCCGTCGCGCGGCCGTACGCCAGCCCGTACCTGGCCGGCGTCGGGATCGGGCTGGTGCTGCTGGCCGCGTTCGTGGTGATGGGCCGCGGACTGGGCGCGTCGGGCGCCTTCTCCTCCGTCGCCGCGGCGGGCGTGGCCGCCGTGGCGCCCGCCCACGCCGCGGCGAATCCCGCGCTCGCCGGCTACCTGGGCGACGGCGCGCGCGGTCCGCTGGGCGACTGGCTGGTGGTGGAGGTGATGGGGATCGCGCTGGGCGGCTTCGCGTCCGCGCGGCTGGGCGGGCGCTTCGGGCGGACGGTCGAGCGTGGAGATGGGATCACCGACCGCGCGCGGATCTTCTACGCGTTCGGCGGCGGCGCGGTGATGGGCATCGGCGCGCGGCTGGCGCGGGGATGCACGAGCGGGCAGGCGCTCACCGGCGGCGCGCTGCTGAGCGTGGGGAGCTGGCTGTTCATCGCCACCGCCTTCGCGGCGGCCTACGCGGCGGCGCCGCTCTTCCGGAGGGAATGGAGATGA
- a CDS encoding sulfurtransferase, producing MIRTYFPVRRAIARALVSTTIAVAELATGASAQSPRDRLLVTPQWLAAHLNDPDLVLLHVGDPAEYARTHIPGARLIRLQDVSTPHREGALMLEMPPAAELHDRLEALGISDDSRIVVYYGNDWVSPSTRVVFTLAYAGLGDRVSLLDGGMPAWTEARRPVTAAVPPARRGRLSPLRTQELIVDAQWVRQHARDPHVALVDGRAAAFYDGVQATDKRYGHIPGARSIPFTEITDARLRVKSPAQLAALFRNAGVRPGDTVVGYCHIGQQATAMLFAARTLGYDVRLYDGSFQDWDARTDLPVENPSAPSGGSR from the coding sequence ACGTACTTCCCCGTGCGGCGCGCCATCGCCCGTGCGCTCGTCTCCACCACCATCGCCGTTGCGGAGCTGGCTACGGGCGCGTCCGCGCAGTCTCCGCGCGACCGGCTGCTGGTGACGCCGCAGTGGCTCGCGGCGCACCTGAACGACCCCGACCTCGTGCTCCTGCACGTGGGCGACCCGGCCGAGTACGCGCGGACGCACATCCCTGGCGCGCGGCTGATCCGGCTGCAGGACGTTTCCACGCCGCACCGCGAGGGCGCGCTGATGCTGGAGATGCCGCCCGCCGCCGAGCTGCACGACCGGCTGGAGGCGCTCGGCATCTCCGACGACTCGCGCATTGTCGTCTACTATGGCAACGACTGGGTCAGCCCCAGCACGCGCGTCGTCTTCACCCTCGCGTACGCGGGGCTCGGCGACCGCGTCTCGCTGCTGGACGGGGGGATGCCGGCGTGGACGGAGGCGCGTCGCCCCGTCACCGCCGCGGTTCCGCCCGCGCGCCGCGGGCGACTGTCGCCGCTGCGCACGCAGGAGCTGATCGTCGACGCGCAGTGGGTGCGGCAGCACGCGCGCGACCCGCACGTGGCGCTGGTCGACGGACGCGCGGCGGCGTTCTACGACGGCGTGCAGGCCACCGACAAGCGCTACGGCCACATCCCCGGCGCGCGCAGCATCCCCTTCACCGAGATCACCGACGCGCGGCTGCGGGTGAAGAGCCCGGCGCAGCTCGCGGCACTCTTCCGCAACGCCGGCGTCAGGCCGGGCGACACCGTGGTCGGCTACTGCCACATCGGCCAGCAGGCCACCGCCATGCTCTTCGCCGCACGGACGCTGGGCTACGACGTCAGGCTGTACGACGGCTCGTTCCAGGACTGGGACGCGCGCACCGACCTTCCCGTCGAGAACCCGTCCGCGCCCTCCGGGGGGAGCCGGTGA
- a CDS encoding DHA2 family efflux MFS transporter permease subunit — MSTQTLTFPAARAKARAAADDPYRNRYLIALTVTLASVLELLDTSIVNVAVPHMMGTLGATLDQIAWVSTGYVVANVIVLPITGWLSARFGRRRYFAASIALFTLASFFCGNAGSLEALVFWRIVQGIGGGALLSTSQSILYEVFPREEFGTAMAIFGMGVMVGPTLGPTLGGYITDALSWPWIFYINVPLGMIALAMTLGFIRDSRFAQKVEKVDWLGLGLLIAGIGCLQTMLERGERLDWFDSGEVVLYGVVSAVSLAWFVWHELHTEHPVVDLRILKSRQFTAGITFAAMLGCCLYATVFVLPVYLQTLLGFTAEQTGFVILPGALASAFTMAAMARTTGKIDGRILVVCGVAIFGASMWMHGHFTTESGQHDFFLPLILRGVGLGLIFVPMTNLALADLPMEKIPNGTGLYNLTRQLGGSIGIAVTATLVSRFRETNYAVLSEHVSRYGEVTRERLAMITQALIAKGTPAPLAETKAIAVIQGQVMRQAAMLSYEHLFLMFGLGMVLTLPLLLLMRRGKASAGGGMAH; from the coding sequence GTGAGCACGCAGACGCTGACGTTCCCCGCCGCACGCGCGAAGGCGCGCGCGGCGGCGGACGATCCGTACCGCAACCGGTACCTGATCGCGCTGACGGTCACCCTGGCATCGGTGCTGGAGCTGCTGGACACCAGCATCGTCAACGTCGCGGTGCCGCACATGATGGGCACGCTGGGGGCCACGCTCGACCAGATCGCCTGGGTGTCGACGGGCTACGTCGTCGCGAACGTGATCGTCCTCCCCATCACCGGCTGGCTGTCGGCGCGCTTCGGGCGGCGGCGCTACTTCGCCGCCTCCATCGCGCTCTTCACCCTGGCCTCCTTCTTCTGCGGCAACGCGGGGTCGCTCGAGGCGCTGGTGTTCTGGCGCATCGTGCAGGGGATCGGGGGCGGAGCGCTGCTGTCGACCTCGCAGTCCATCCTCTACGAGGTGTTCCCGAGGGAGGAGTTCGGGACGGCGATGGCCATCTTCGGGATGGGGGTGATGGTGGGGCCGACCCTCGGGCCCACGCTCGGCGGCTACATCACCGACGCGCTCAGCTGGCCGTGGATCTTCTACATCAACGTGCCGCTGGGGATGATCGCGCTGGCGATGACGCTGGGCTTCATCCGCGACTCGCGCTTCGCGCAGAAGGTGGAGAAGGTCGACTGGCTGGGCCTCGGCCTGCTGATCGCGGGGATCGGGTGCCTGCAGACCATGCTGGAGCGCGGCGAGCGACTGGACTGGTTCGACTCGGGCGAGGTGGTGCTGTACGGGGTGGTGAGCGCCGTCTCCCTCGCCTGGTTCGTGTGGCACGAGCTGCACACCGAGCACCCCGTCGTGGACCTGCGCATCCTGAAGAGCCGCCAGTTCACCGCGGGGATCACCTTCGCGGCGATGCTGGGGTGCTGCCTCTACGCGACGGTGTTCGTGCTCCCCGTGTACCTGCAGACGCTGCTGGGCTTCACGGCCGAGCAGACGGGGTTCGTGATCCTTCCCGGCGCGCTGGCCAGCGCGTTCACCATGGCGGCCATGGCGCGGACGACGGGAAAGATCGACGGGCGCATCCTGGTGGTGTGCGGCGTGGCCATCTTCGGCGCGTCGATGTGGATGCACGGCCACTTCACCACCGAGAGCGGGCAGCACGACTTCTTCCTGCCGCTGATCCTGCGCGGGGTGGGGCTGGGGCTGATCTTCGTGCCGATGACCAACCTGGCGCTGGCCGACCTGCCGATGGAGAAGATCCCCAACGGCACGGGGCTGTACAACCTGACGCGGCAGCTGGGCGGCAGCATCGGCATCGCGGTGACGGCCACGCTGGTGAGCCGCTTCCGCGAGACCAACTACGCCGTGCTGAGCGAGCACGTGAGCCGCTACGGCGAGGTCACGCGCGAGCGCCTGGCCATGATCACGCAGGCGCTGATCGCGAAGGGAACGCCCGCGCCGCTGGCCGAGACCAAGGCCATCGCGGTGATCCAGGGCCAGGTGATGCGGCAGGCCGCGATGCTCAGCTACGAGCACCTGTTCCTGATGTTCGGGCTGGGGATGGTGCTCACCCTCCCCCTCCTGCTCCTGATGCGCCGCGGCAAGGCCAGCGCCGGCGGCGGGATGGCACACTGA
- a CDS encoding alpha/beta hydrolase, protein MAENPILAHTRVAAAGREPERWLLVLHGIYGAGRNWGSIARRLVEARPEWGAVLVDLRNHGQSRGFAGPHTIASSAADVDRLVEEMDLHAAAVLGHSFGGKVALTYADHHGAELRQVWVMDSTPAVRGPEGTAWEMLESVRAMPPDFDSRNELVERLIAADYAPGVAQWMAINLEPHGGRYHWRIDLDAMEEMMRDFYRTDLWHVIENPPPGVEIHVVKATESDTLDPASVARIEAAGRANGRVFLHLLEGGHWINTDNPDAVLKLLADTLP, encoded by the coding sequence ATGGCGGAGAACCCGATCCTGGCGCACACGCGCGTGGCGGCGGCGGGGCGCGAGCCGGAGCGCTGGCTGCTGGTGCTGCACGGCATCTACGGCGCCGGGCGCAACTGGGGCTCCATCGCGCGGCGGCTGGTGGAGGCGCGGCCGGAGTGGGGCGCGGTGCTGGTGGACCTGCGCAACCACGGCCAGTCGCGCGGCTTCGCGGGGCCGCACACGATCGCGTCGAGCGCGGCGGACGTGGACCGGCTGGTGGAGGAGATGGACCTGCACGCGGCCGCCGTCCTGGGGCACTCGTTCGGGGGGAAGGTGGCGCTGACGTACGCCGACCACCACGGCGCGGAGCTGCGCCAAGTGTGGGTGATGGACAGCACCCCCGCCGTACGCGGGCCGGAGGGCACCGCGTGGGAGATGCTGGAATCGGTGCGCGCCATGCCGCCCGACTTCGACTCGCGCAACGAGCTGGTGGAGCGGCTGATCGCGGCGGACTACGCGCCGGGGGTGGCGCAGTGGATGGCCATCAACCTCGAGCCGCACGGCGGGCGCTATCACTGGCGCATCGACCTCGACGCGATGGAGGAGATGATGCGCGACTTCTACCGCACCGACCTGTGGCACGTGATCGAAAACCCGCCGCCCGGCGTGGAGATCCACGTGGTGAAGGCGACGGAGTCCGACACGCTCGATCCCGCGTCGGTCGCGCGCATCGAGGCGGCGGGGCGCGCGAACGGCCGCGTCTTCCTGCATCTGCTCGAAGGCGGCCACTGGATCAACACCGACAACCCCGACGCGGTGCTGAAGCTGCTCGCCGACACACTGCCGTAA
- a CDS encoding aminotransferase class V-fold PLP-dependent enzyme — protein sequence MPSEIEPFFRALREREFGRLDAAGQAYLDYTGSGLHAEGHVRHHAALLEAGVFGNPHSESPASRASTAAMDMVRTQVLRWFDADPAEYEVVFTPNATGALRLVGEAFPFAPGSRLLLSADNHNSVNGIRELAARRGAEVRYVPLDDELRMRDPISLLADGDASRPRLFAFPAQSNFSGVRHPLSLVSTARELGWRVLVDAASYVSTAALSLRDVPADFVAISFYKMFGYPTGLGALIARRDALARLERPWFAGGTVDFVATHAPRHLLKPGAEAFEDGTPNFLSISAVPCGLELLERVGMPRLGYHVASLTRTLLGELAELRHGDGTPLARIHGPVDGRERGGTVALNVLDAKGRVIDYRIVEARAREAGISLRGGCFCNPGAAEHAFGFAAEDAERAWDDARANGFSLDRMKIVMRGAPVGAIRVSFGIASLERDAMRLLALLSTFREQAKTTTPSRAGRPSRPEAVSR from the coding sequence ATGCCGAGCGAGATCGAGCCCTTCTTCCGCGCCCTCCGCGAGCGCGAGTTCGGCCGGCTGGATGCTGCCGGGCAGGCGTACCTGGACTACACCGGCAGCGGCCTCCACGCCGAGGGCCACGTCCGCCACCACGCGGCGCTGCTGGAGGCGGGCGTGTTCGGCAACCCGCACTCCGAGAGCCCTGCGTCGCGCGCCAGCACCGCGGCGATGGACATGGTGCGGACGCAGGTCCTGCGCTGGTTCGACGCGGACCCGGCCGAGTACGAGGTCGTCTTCACCCCCAACGCCACCGGTGCGCTGCGGCTGGTGGGCGAGGCGTTCCCGTTCGCGCCCGGCTCGCGCCTTCTCCTCTCCGCCGACAACCACAACTCGGTCAACGGCATCCGCGAGCTCGCCGCCCGCCGCGGCGCCGAGGTGCGCTACGTCCCGCTCGACGACGAGCTCCGCATGCGCGATCCCATCTCTCTTCTTGCGGATGGAGATGCATCGCGTCCGCGCCTGTTCGCCTTCCCCGCGCAGTCCAACTTCTCGGGAGTACGGCACCCGCTGTCGCTCGTCTCGACGGCGCGGGAGCTGGGATGGCGGGTGCTGGTGGACGCGGCGTCGTACGTTTCCACCGCCGCGCTCAGCCTGCGCGACGTGCCGGCGGACTTCGTGGCGATCTCCTTCTACAAGATGTTCGGCTACCCGACCGGCCTTGGCGCGCTGATCGCCCGGCGGGACGCGCTGGCGCGGCTGGAGCGCCCGTGGTTCGCGGGCGGCACGGTGGACTTCGTCGCCACGCACGCGCCGCGTCACCTGCTCAAGCCCGGCGCCGAGGCGTTCGAGGACGGCACGCCCAACTTCCTCTCCATCTCCGCCGTCCCCTGCGGCCTTGAGCTGCTGGAGCGCGTGGGGATGCCGCGCCTGGGCTACCACGTCGCCTCGCTGACGCGCACGCTGCTGGGCGAGCTGGCCGAGCTGCGTCATGGAGATGGAACGCCGCTCGCGCGCATCCACGGCCCCGTGGACGGGCGCGAGCGCGGCGGCACTGTCGCGCTGAACGTGCTGGATGCGAAGGGGCGGGTGATCGACTACCGGATCGTGGAGGCGCGGGCGCGCGAGGCGGGGATCTCGCTGCGGGGCGGCTGCTTCTGCAACCCCGGCGCGGCCGAGCACGCGTTCGGGTTCGCCGCGGAGGATGCGGAGCGCGCCTGGGACGACGCGCGGGCGAACGGCTTCAGCCTGGACCGGATGAAGATCGTGATGCGCGGCGCCCCCGTCGGCGCCATCCGCGTCTCCTTCGGCATCGCCAGCCTGGAGCGCGACGCGATGCGCCTCCTCGCCCTCCTCTCCACCTTCCGCGAGCAGGCGAAGACGACGACTCCGTCCCGCGCCGGCCGACCGTCGCGACCGGAGGCGGTGTCGCGGTGA